In Ostrinia nubilalis chromosome 12, ilOstNubi1.1, whole genome shotgun sequence, one DNA window encodes the following:
- the LOC135076854 gene encoding glutathione S-transferase 1-1-like isoform X1 yields the protein MKFFVCLLSIVVLISNIGNAVARAKSSKMPTQPIKLYYLPPSPPCRAVIMTARALGIELELSVTNLMEGEHLSPEFVKMNPQHTIPTMDDSGFILWESRAIMTYFVNAYGRDDALYPKNPRLRAVVDQRLQFDLSTLFMRYINLYGPMIFKGVPMDEEKASKLNEAIDWLNTMLDGKAFVAGDNLTLADISMIVTFTNLEAFEYDFSKYENVVKWFGNTKKALAPYGYEEIDVAGAQMLAQFLKSHAS from the exons ATGAAGTTTTTCGTCTGTCTCCTGTCGATAGTAGTTCTTATAAGTAATATAGG CAACGCTGTGGCCCGGGCGAAGAGCAGCAAGATGCCGACCCAGCCCATCAAGCTGTATTatctgcccccctctcccccctGCAGAGCGGTGATAATGACAGCCAGGGCCCTTGGGATAGAGCTGgaactgtctgtcactaacttgaTGGAGGGCGAACATCTATCACCGGAGTTTGTCAAG ATGAACCCACAACACACTATCCCAACAATGGATGACAGTGGATTTATTTTGTGGGAAAG TCGTGCCATCATGACATACTTCGTGAACGCGTACGGGCGTGATGACGCTCTCTACCCCAAAAACCCTCGTCTGAGGGCAGTGGTTGACCAGCGGCTTCAGTTTGACCTGTCCACTCTCTTCATGAGATACATCAACCTTTAC ggTCCCATGATTTTTAAGGGTGTACCTATGGATGAAGAGAAAGCAAGCAAACTGAACGAAGCCATCGACTGGCTGAACACCATGTTAGATGGCAAGGCATTCGTCGCTGGAGACAACTTGACACTCGCTGATATATCCATGATTGTCACATTCACTAATTTGGAG GCCTTCGAATACGACTTCAGCAAATACGAGAATGTGGTGAAATGGTTCGGGAACACGAAAAAAGCCCTAGCACCATACGGCTATGAAGAAATAGACGTTGCTGGTGCACAAATGCTGGCTCAGTTCCTGAAGAGCCATGCTAGTTAA
- the LOC135076852 gene encoding angiotensin-converting enzyme-like isoform X2, with amino-acid sequence MAVQFPGNPNSEMSADEKSLNRENKTLEQSDESGHEVETDLEDKDKKYLDYAMKTILDPNSIIIQKNDEIEGFKIKLEQMDTENITLEAFMEEMDKLSLDICKTSQQALWSYVTDINNEGKKNRMVRIAAEEDEIKKQYWNILKKKYLNDDQMSNDKLKRKLRIIKERGTNVQMPQSKQREEIDTMQRIWSRVTVCAYNVSCVSEDSVRTMSDVIAVFKTSNDTKELAYYWKAYRDTTGKKIRPIFKDYVTRMNRVAESENFTDAGDMWRYAFEDDHFVETVDRIWKEIKPLYDLLHDYVRVKLTKYYKEDLQKNDNLIPAHILGNLWAQEWQAIYPKVAIYPEFVKPNLKNETIHSKDLFNAVDEFHQSLGFESAKDSYQDIKETMATANCLPSSHDMCDGVNYKIKWCGEKVTDVVVGLSRAARLLGHVQYFKHYRNLPPLYRDGPNPAFHDAISDIVAVQLTSPAHLKSLDLGRVDTGPEVTLNHLLWVALEKFPLMAYAYVLDKWRWDVFGNSSLENWNRHWWDLRIKETGVSPPVPRNESDLDPAAKYHVVSHVQYITYLVSHVLEFQILMSLCRRANHTGPLHECSIYGVKEAGKLLSDGMSLGASEDWRTVLKVMTGDTELSSAGILEYFSALRDFLKEENKNLLLAEVEDMDQSAPIIVGAVVVILTIIIIVIYCVRKHNVGGKVLSVCGLSKNGSLDIVTNETPQGKSNEVEGISEEKV; translated from the exons ATGGCCGTCCAGTTTCCAGGGAACCCAAACTCAGAAATGTCAGCAGACGAAAAAAGTTTAAACAGAGAAAACAAAACACTAGAACAGTCTGACGAAAGCGGGCACGAAGTAGAAACAGACCTAGAAGATAAGGACAAAAAGTATTTAGATTACGCAATGAAAACCATTCTAGATCCTAATTCGATAATAATACAAAAGAACGATGAAATTGAaggtttcaaaattaaattagaacAAATGGATACAGAAAATATAACGCTTGAAGCTTTCATGGAAGAAATGGACAAGCTAAGTTTAGATATTTGCAAAACTTCACAACAAGCGCTATGGTCTTACGTCACTGACATCAATAATGAGGGAAAGAAGAATAGAATG GTTCGTATAGCTGCCGAAGAAgatgaaataaaaaagcaatATTGGAATATATTGAAGAAGAAATATTTGAATGATGATCAGATGTCGAATGATAAGCTAAAACGGAAGTTACGTATTATCAAAGAGCGTGGAACGAACGTTCAGATGCCCCAAAGCAAG caaAGAGAAGAAATAGATACAATGCAGCGAATATGGAGTCGAGTGACCGTGTGTGCATACAACGTAAGTTGCGTATCAGAAGATTCGGTGCGGACTATGAGTG aTGTTATCGCAGTATTCAAAACTAGTAACGACACAAAAGAACTAGCTTACTATTGGAAGGCGTACCGCGATACGACAGGCAAGAAAATCAGGCCGATATTCAAAGATTATGTGACGCGAATGAATAGAGTTGCCGAATCTGAGAATTTCACTGATGCGGGAGACATGTGGCGTTATGCATTTGAAGACGACCACTTTGTAGAAACAGTGGATAGAATTTGGAAAGAAATAAAACCTCTTTACGATCTGCTACATGATTATGTGCGAGTTAAATTAACAAAGTATTACAAAGAAGACCTACAGAAGAATGATAATTTGATACCGGCTCATATTTTAG GTAACCTCTGGGCTCAGGAATGGCAAGCTATTTACCCAAAAGTAGCAATTTACCCTGAATTTGTGAAACCTAATCTGAAGAATGAGACTATTCATTCTAAAGACCTGTTCAATGCTGTCGACGAGTTTCACCAGTCTCTTGGGTTTGAGAGTGCCAAGGATTCCTATCAGGATATAAAGGAAACAATGGCTACTGCCAACTGCCTTCCATCAAGTCATGACATGTGTGATGGTGTAAATTACAA GATAAAGTGGTGCGGCGAAAAAGTAACTGACGTAGTGGTGGGACTATCACGAGCTGCAAGGCTGTTGGGACACGTGCAGTACTTCAAACACTATCGTAACTTGCCTCCGCTTTATAGAGATGGCCCCAATCCTG CTTTCCACGATGCCATATCTGACATCGTAGCTGTTCAGCTAACCTCACCAGCGCATCTGAAGAGTCTGGACCTGGGAAGAGTTGATACAGGTCCAGAAGTGACTCTGAACCATCTGCTCTGGGTGGCTTTGGAGAAGTTCCCACTGATGGCCTACGCGTACGTGCTGGACAAGTGGCGGTGGGACGTTTTTGGGAACAGCAGCTTGGAAAACTGGAATCGGCATTGGTGGGACTTAAG AATCAAAGAGACTGGGGTGTCACCGCCTGTACCACGGAACGAGAGCGATCTAGATCCTGCAGCTAAATACCACGTAGTTTCCCACGTCCAATACATTAC GTACTTGGTGTCTCACGTCCTCGAGTTCCAAATCTTGATGTCCCTGTGCAGACGTGCCAACCACACCGGGCCTTTGCACGAGTGCTCGATATATGGCGTCAAGGAAGCAGGAAAACTGCTGAG TGATGGTATGTCGCTGGGAGCTAGTGAAGATTGGCGAACCGTACTGAAGGTGATGACGGGTGATACAGAACTATCATCAGCTGGTATCCTAGAGTACTTTTCAGCACTTCGAGATTTCCTGaaggaagaaaataaaaatcttctacTAGCAGAAGTTGAAGATATGGACCAAAGTGCACCGATAATTGTAGGAGCAGTAGTTGTGATATTGACgataattattatagtaatttattgtgtaaggaAACATAATGTAGGCGGTAAGGTTCTATCAGTATGCGGTTTGAGTAAAAACGGTTCACTGGATATTGTAACAAACGAAACACCTCAAGGCAAAAGTAATGAAGTGGAAGGAATAAGCGAAGAAAAAGTgtga
- the LOC135076852 gene encoding angiotensin-converting enzyme-like isoform X1: MRVFQLTFVATIAVVTMAVQFPGNPNSEMSADEKSLNRENKTLEQSDESGHEVETDLEDKDKKYLDYAMKTILDPNSIIIQKNDEIEGFKIKLEQMDTENITLEAFMEEMDKLSLDICKTSQQALWSYVTDINNEGKKNRMVRIAAEEDEIKKQYWNILKKKYLNDDQMSNDKLKRKLRIIKERGTNVQMPQSKQREEIDTMQRIWSRVTVCAYNVSCVSEDSVRTMSDVIAVFKTSNDTKELAYYWKAYRDTTGKKIRPIFKDYVTRMNRVAESENFTDAGDMWRYAFEDDHFVETVDRIWKEIKPLYDLLHDYVRVKLTKYYKEDLQKNDNLIPAHILGNLWAQEWQAIYPKVAIYPEFVKPNLKNETIHSKDLFNAVDEFHQSLGFESAKDSYQDIKETMATANCLPSSHDMCDGVNYKIKWCGEKVTDVVVGLSRAARLLGHVQYFKHYRNLPPLYRDGPNPAFHDAISDIVAVQLTSPAHLKSLDLGRVDTGPEVTLNHLLWVALEKFPLMAYAYVLDKWRWDVFGNSSLENWNRHWWDLRIKETGVSPPVPRNESDLDPAAKYHVVSHVQYITYLVSHVLEFQILMSLCRRANHTGPLHECSIYGVKEAGKLLSDGMSLGASEDWRTVLKVMTGDTELSSAGILEYFSALRDFLKEENKNLLLAEVEDMDQSAPIIVGAVVVILTIIIIVIYCVRKHNVGGKVLSVCGLSKNGSLDIVTNETPQGKSNEVEGISEEKV, translated from the exons aTGCGTGtgttt CAATTAACGTTTGTTGCAACGATCGCCGTGGTCACAATGGCCGTCCAGTTTCCAGGGAACCCAAACTCAGAAATGTCAGCAGACGAAAAAAGTTTAAACAGAGAAAACAAAACACTAGAACAGTCTGACGAAAGCGGGCACGAAGTAGAAACAGACCTAGAAGATAAGGACAAAAAGTATTTAGATTACGCAATGAAAACCATTCTAGATCCTAATTCGATAATAATACAAAAGAACGATGAAATTGAaggtttcaaaattaaattagaacAAATGGATACAGAAAATATAACGCTTGAAGCTTTCATGGAAGAAATGGACAAGCTAAGTTTAGATATTTGCAAAACTTCACAACAAGCGCTATGGTCTTACGTCACTGACATCAATAATGAGGGAAAGAAGAATAGAATG GTTCGTATAGCTGCCGAAGAAgatgaaataaaaaagcaatATTGGAATATATTGAAGAAGAAATATTTGAATGATGATCAGATGTCGAATGATAAGCTAAAACGGAAGTTACGTATTATCAAAGAGCGTGGAACGAACGTTCAGATGCCCCAAAGCAAG caaAGAGAAGAAATAGATACAATGCAGCGAATATGGAGTCGAGTGACCGTGTGTGCATACAACGTAAGTTGCGTATCAGAAGATTCGGTGCGGACTATGAGTG aTGTTATCGCAGTATTCAAAACTAGTAACGACACAAAAGAACTAGCTTACTATTGGAAGGCGTACCGCGATACGACAGGCAAGAAAATCAGGCCGATATTCAAAGATTATGTGACGCGAATGAATAGAGTTGCCGAATCTGAGAATTTCACTGATGCGGGAGACATGTGGCGTTATGCATTTGAAGACGACCACTTTGTAGAAACAGTGGATAGAATTTGGAAAGAAATAAAACCTCTTTACGATCTGCTACATGATTATGTGCGAGTTAAATTAACAAAGTATTACAAAGAAGACCTACAGAAGAATGATAATTTGATACCGGCTCATATTTTAG GTAACCTCTGGGCTCAGGAATGGCAAGCTATTTACCCAAAAGTAGCAATTTACCCTGAATTTGTGAAACCTAATCTGAAGAATGAGACTATTCATTCTAAAGACCTGTTCAATGCTGTCGACGAGTTTCACCAGTCTCTTGGGTTTGAGAGTGCCAAGGATTCCTATCAGGATATAAAGGAAACAATGGCTACTGCCAACTGCCTTCCATCAAGTCATGACATGTGTGATGGTGTAAATTACAA GATAAAGTGGTGCGGCGAAAAAGTAACTGACGTAGTGGTGGGACTATCACGAGCTGCAAGGCTGTTGGGACACGTGCAGTACTTCAAACACTATCGTAACTTGCCTCCGCTTTATAGAGATGGCCCCAATCCTG CTTTCCACGATGCCATATCTGACATCGTAGCTGTTCAGCTAACCTCACCAGCGCATCTGAAGAGTCTGGACCTGGGAAGAGTTGATACAGGTCCAGAAGTGACTCTGAACCATCTGCTCTGGGTGGCTTTGGAGAAGTTCCCACTGATGGCCTACGCGTACGTGCTGGACAAGTGGCGGTGGGACGTTTTTGGGAACAGCAGCTTGGAAAACTGGAATCGGCATTGGTGGGACTTAAG AATCAAAGAGACTGGGGTGTCACCGCCTGTACCACGGAACGAGAGCGATCTAGATCCTGCAGCTAAATACCACGTAGTTTCCCACGTCCAATACATTAC GTACTTGGTGTCTCACGTCCTCGAGTTCCAAATCTTGATGTCCCTGTGCAGACGTGCCAACCACACCGGGCCTTTGCACGAGTGCTCGATATATGGCGTCAAGGAAGCAGGAAAACTGCTGAG TGATGGTATGTCGCTGGGAGCTAGTGAAGATTGGCGAACCGTACTGAAGGTGATGACGGGTGATACAGAACTATCATCAGCTGGTATCCTAGAGTACTTTTCAGCACTTCGAGATTTCCTGaaggaagaaaataaaaatcttctacTAGCAGAAGTTGAAGATATGGACCAAAGTGCACCGATAATTGTAGGAGCAGTAGTTGTGATATTGACgataattattatagtaatttattgtgtaaggaAACATAATGTAGGCGGTAAGGTTCTATCAGTATGCGGTTTGAGTAAAAACGGTTCACTGGATATTGTAACAAACGAAACACCTCAAGGCAAAAGTAATGAAGTGGAAGGAATAAGCGAAGAAAAAGTgtga
- the LOC135076854 gene encoding glutathione S-transferase 1-1-like isoform X2, whose amino-acid sequence MDKTIAEKVQVANNAVARAKSSKMPTQPIKLYYLPPSPPCRAVIMTARALGIELELSVTNLMEGEHLSPEFVKMNPQHTIPTMDDSGFILWESRAIMTYFVNAYGRDDALYPKNPRLRAVVDQRLQFDLSTLFMRYINLYGPMIFKGVPMDEEKASKLNEAIDWLNTMLDGKAFVAGDNLTLADISMIVTFTNLEAFEYDFSKYENVVKWFGNTKKALAPYGYEEIDVAGAQMLAQFLKSHAS is encoded by the exons ATGGACAAAACGATCGCCGAGAAAGTTCAAGTTGCTAA CAACGCTGTGGCCCGGGCGAAGAGCAGCAAGATGCCGACCCAGCCCATCAAGCTGTATTatctgcccccctctcccccctGCAGAGCGGTGATAATGACAGCCAGGGCCCTTGGGATAGAGCTGgaactgtctgtcactaacttgaTGGAGGGCGAACATCTATCACCGGAGTTTGTCAAG ATGAACCCACAACACACTATCCCAACAATGGATGACAGTGGATTTATTTTGTGGGAAAG TCGTGCCATCATGACATACTTCGTGAACGCGTACGGGCGTGATGACGCTCTCTACCCCAAAAACCCTCGTCTGAGGGCAGTGGTTGACCAGCGGCTTCAGTTTGACCTGTCCACTCTCTTCATGAGATACATCAACCTTTAC ggTCCCATGATTTTTAAGGGTGTACCTATGGATGAAGAGAAAGCAAGCAAACTGAACGAAGCCATCGACTGGCTGAACACCATGTTAGATGGCAAGGCATTCGTCGCTGGAGACAACTTGACACTCGCTGATATATCCATGATTGTCACATTCACTAATTTGGAG GCCTTCGAATACGACTTCAGCAAATACGAGAATGTGGTGAAATGGTTCGGGAACACGAAAAAAGCCCTAGCACCATACGGCTATGAAGAAATAGACGTTGCTGGTGCACAAATGCTGGCTCAGTTCCTGAAGAGCCATGCTAGTTAA